A window of the Limanda limanda chromosome 8, fLimLim1.1, whole genome shotgun sequence genome harbors these coding sequences:
- the LOC133009166 gene encoding uncharacterized protein LOC133009166, whose protein sequence is MQNLSIKLLIRTVIDADEHSQVSRSSFYSNKSILDTSGGAASYTPDEKFFSAFPAPDKPVVAAFPSPDKPVVAAFPLPDKPVVAAFPAPDKPVVAFPIDIIIDEEEFFAPGYDYDFTKLTETNTYLRGEEKYERPCGWYRFGLKVLDKYPGTTWLGTTHRSTQSSPGEWPVSYHGTSNTGASDIIGDHYEPGSGQSYGRGIYSTPDISVADHYAKRFISRKDGKTYKVALQNRNNPEYREKYNNDLYWLVPIPQGTSKDKEHELVERAIRPYGLLLKEV, encoded by the exons ATGCAGAATCTGTCCATCAAGCTTCTCATCCGGACTGTCATTGATGCAGATGAACACTC ccaAGTGTCAAGATCCAGCTTCTATAGCAACAAGTCCATCCTGGACACCAGTGGTGGAGCTGCCAGTTACACACCGGACGAGAAGTTTTTTTCTGCCTTTCCCGCACCGGACAAGCCTGTTGTTGCTGCCTTTCCCTCACCGGACAAGCCTGTTGTTGCTGCCTTTCCCTTACCGGACAAGCCGGTTGTTGCTGCCTTTCCCGCACCGGACAAGCCTGTTGTTGCTTTCCCGATTGATATCATTATCGATGAGGAAGAATTCTTTGCCCCAGGGTATGACTATGATTTCACCAAGCTGACTGAGACCAATACCTATTTGAGAGGTGAAGAGAAGTACGAGCGTCCATGTGGTTGGTACCGATTTGGACTCAAG GTGCTGGACAAGTATCCTGGGACAACCTGGCTGGGAACCACGCACCGTAGCACCCAGTCAAGCCCAGGGGAGTGGCCTGTGTCTTACCATGGGACGTCAAATACAGGTGCCAGCGACATCATCGGAGATCACTACGAG CCAGGATCAGGGCAGTCCTATGGCAGGGGGATTTACTCCACACCGGACATAAGTGTAGCGGACCACTACGCCAAAAGGTTCATCTCCAGGAAGGATGGCAAGACGTACAAAGTGGCTCTGCAGAATCGAAACAACCCTGAGTACAGAGAGAAGTACAATAACGACCTCTACTGGCTGGTCCCCATTCCACAGGGAACATCAAAAGATAAAGAGCATGAGCTGGTAGAGAGGGCCATCCGTCCTTATGGCCTTCTGCTGAAAGAGGTCTAA